A portion of the Paracoccaceae bacterium Fryx2 genome contains these proteins:
- a CDS encoding N-6 DNA methylase, translated as MNDQIQKQLGKTLWSIADQLRGSMNADDFRDYMLSFLFLRYLSDNYEAAAKRELGSDYPDLADVLERTGASTPLQAWYEDNPNDVAEFEKQMRRKVHYVVQPPYLWNNIANLARTQSDELLLTLYEGFKYIENESFQSTFGGLFSEINLYSEKLGKTQTDKNKKLCSIIAEVARGLAEFSSEVDHLGDAYEYLIGQFAAGSGKKAGEFYTPQQISDILSTIVTLDSQEPATGKKDRLASVLDFACGSGSLLLNVRNRMGAHGIGKIFGQESNITTYNLARMNMLLHGVKDTEFEIFHGDTLENEWDILKEMNPAKKPSFDAIVANPPFSLRWEPTDAMGDDVRFKNYGLAPKSAADFAFLLHGFHFLKDEVRVSLDGGHRFHGIMGSHFA; from the coding sequence ATGAACGACCAAATCCAAAAACAACTGGGCAAAACGCTCTGGAGCATTGCTGACCAGCTTCGCGGTTCCATGAACGCGGACGATTTCCGCGACTACATGCTGTCCTTCCTGTTCCTGCGCTACCTGTCGGACAACTACGAGGCGGCGGCCAAACGGGAACTCGGAAGTGACTACCCCGATCTGGCGGATGTTCTTGAGCGCACCGGTGCCAGCACGCCACTGCAGGCATGGTACGAGGACAACCCGAACGACGTGGCCGAGTTCGAAAAGCAGATGCGCCGCAAGGTGCACTACGTCGTCCAGCCGCCCTATCTGTGGAACAACATCGCCAATCTGGCCCGTACACAAAGTGATGAGCTGCTGCTGACGCTCTACGAGGGCTTCAAATACATCGAGAACGAGTCCTTCCAGAGCACGTTCGGAGGCTTGTTTTCGGAGATCAACCTTTACTCGGAAAAGCTTGGCAAGACCCAAACGGACAAGAACAAGAAGCTCTGTTCCATCATCGCCGAGGTCGCCAGGGGGCTGGCCGAGTTCTCGTCAGAGGTAGATCATCTGGGTGATGCCTACGAATATCTGATCGGACAGTTTGCTGCCGGTTCCGGCAAGAAGGCGGGCGAGTTCTACACCCCGCAGCAGATATCGGACATTCTTTCGACGATCGTGACTCTGGACAGTCAGGAACCGGCCACGGGAAAGAAGGACCGCCTGGCAAGCGTTCTGGACTTTGCCTGCGGATCTGGTTCGCTGTTGCTGAACGTTCGCAACCGGATGGGTGCGCACGGCATCGGCAAGATTTTCGGCCAAGAAAGCAATATCACGACTTACAACCTCGCCCGTATGAACATGCTGCTGCATGGGGTGAAGGATACTGAGTTCGAGATATTCCACGGCGACACCCTCGAAAACGAGTGGGACATTCTTAAGGAGATGAACCCCGCCAAGAAGCCCTCATTCGATGCTATTGTTGCCAACCCGCCCTTCAGCCTTCGCTGGGAACCGACCGATGCCATGGGCGACGACGTGCGGTTCAAGAACTACGGGCTAGCGCCCAAGTCGGCCGCGGATTTCGCCTTCCTGCTGCACGGTTTCCACTTCCTGAAGGATGAGGTGCGTGTTTCGCTTGATGGTGGGCATCGATTTCACGGGATCATGGGCAGTCATTTCGCGTGA
- a CDS encoding AAA family ATPase, which translates to MSNYKNLKTLVARLRDDLNNPTKPISLVLLYAYNRTGKTRLSMEFKDAGKRKTTKNLNGTPDTLYFNAFTEDLFVWENDLDGDSVRRLQLNEKSSFFNAMTELALDETIARYLSRYADFDFDFTYKDVQQGKDIVSKPDFVSFRKGGESNIKVSRGEQNIFIWCIFMAICERMLDGHESYQGKKYLYIDDPVSSLDDNNAISVACDLAKLLRRAATRRNAEGALAPIKVIFSSHHALFFNVMCNEVGRKIDDAPSIDHRRYFLHRPSGDGTYTLQATEDTPFFHHVATLAELQRATDPKKGKLYTFHFNALRSVMEKTASFFGHPNIAFCLKALDNDEDRALFNRALNLLSHGAYAIHEPTEMGEDNKKLFRRVLAEFVNRFEFALPNVGPAHTSAPAPAPAPAPAPQGTPAP; encoded by the coding sequence ATGAGCAATTACAAGAACCTGAAGACTTTGGTGGCCAGACTTCGCGACGATTTGAACAATCCAACGAAGCCAATCTCTTTGGTCTTGCTTTACGCCTACAATCGTACCGGCAAGACACGCCTGTCCATGGAGTTCAAAGACGCAGGGAAACGCAAGACCACGAAAAACCTGAACGGGACGCCCGACACCCTCTATTTCAACGCCTTCACCGAGGATCTGTTCGTCTGGGAAAATGACCTTGACGGCGACAGCGTGCGGCGCCTGCAACTGAACGAAAAGTCATCCTTTTTCAACGCGATGACGGAACTCGCGTTGGACGAAACGATTGCCCGCTACCTTTCCCGCTACGCCGATTTCGATTTCGACTTCACCTACAAGGACGTTCAGCAGGGCAAAGATATCGTCTCCAAACCGGATTTCGTAAGCTTCCGAAAAGGCGGCGAGTCCAACATCAAGGTATCTCGCGGTGAACAGAACATCTTCATCTGGTGCATCTTCATGGCGATCTGCGAACGGATGCTGGATGGGCATGAATCCTATCAGGGGAAGAAGTATCTTTACATCGATGACCCAGTCTCGTCGTTGGACGACAACAACGCGATCTCCGTCGCCTGTGACCTGGCCAAGCTCCTCCGCCGGGCGGCAACGCGAAGGAATGCCGAAGGCGCGCTCGCCCCGATCAAGGTGATCTTCTCTTCGCACCACGCACTTTTCTTCAACGTTATGTGCAACGAAGTCGGCCGGAAGATTGATGACGCGCCTTCGATCGATCATCGGCGCTATTTCTTGCACCGCCCGAGCGGCGACGGCACCTACACGCTTCAGGCGACGGAAGACACGCCGTTCTTTCATCATGTGGCGACGCTCGCTGAATTGCAGCGTGCTACTGATCCAAAGAAGGGGAAGCTCTACACTTTCCACTTCAACGCCCTGCGCAGTGTTATGGAGAAGACGGCGTCTTTCTTTGGGCATCCGAACATCGCCTTTTGCCTTAAAGCGCTCGACAACGATGAAGATCGCGCACTGTTCAACCGTGCCCTGAACCTTCTGAGCCACGGCGCCTATGCCATCCATGAACCCACGGAGATGGGCGAGGACAACAAGAAACTGTTCCGCCGCGTCTTGGCCGAGTTCGTCAATCGTTTTGAATTTGCCTTGCCTAATGTTGGCCCCGCTCACACTTCGGCACCGGCACCGGCACCGGCACCGGCACCGGCACCTCAGGGAACACCCGCACCATGA
- a CDS encoding restriction endonuclease subunit S yields MTHEDGGTGIATPKLRFPEFLNTEGWKETLLQKIARPVKERATTGDKDHVLSLSGEHGLILQSDYFGKKIAGDSTDRYLKIRKDDFVYNDRTTKASSFGTIKRLSNYPAGIVSPIYKCFRFQPSENPIFWEWYFESGSHEPALGGLVNEGARAGRFNISVTQFLSTSAWRPDEAEQQKIADCLASADALIEAHGRKMEALRAYKKGLMRWLFPQEGETQPRLRFPEFQDAEEWAASELGSKTVKVGSGITPNGGDRNYKSLGRPFVRSQNVGWGKLLLDDVVFLDEETHSSFPSTEIRLGDVLLNITGASIGRSAVADARIVGGNVNQHVCIIRTKKMELNLFYLNQYLISPEGQKQIDSFQAGGNRQGLNFAQIRMFSIPLPPEFDEQERIADCLTSLDDLIAAETGKLYTLKTHKKGLMQQLFPSVGEANA; encoded by the coding sequence GTGACACATGAAGATGGCGGCACTGGGATAGCAACGCCTAAACTTCGCTTTCCCGAGTTTCTCAACACTGAAGGATGGAAAGAAACCCTCCTTCAAAAGATTGCTCGGCCAGTAAAAGAACGGGCGACGACCGGAGATAAGGACCATGTTCTGAGCCTTTCGGGGGAGCATGGCCTCATACTGCAAAGTGACTACTTTGGTAAGAAGATCGCTGGCGACAGCACCGATCGTTACCTGAAGATTCGTAAAGACGATTTTGTCTACAACGATCGGACGACCAAGGCGTCCAGCTTTGGCACGATCAAACGACTTTCCAACTATCCGGCTGGGATCGTCTCGCCCATATATAAATGCTTCCGCTTCCAGCCGAGTGAGAACCCAATTTTCTGGGAATGGTATTTCGAGTCGGGAAGCCATGAGCCGGCGCTTGGCGGGCTGGTGAACGAGGGTGCAAGAGCAGGCCGGTTCAATATTTCAGTTACACAGTTCCTTTCGACCAGTGCGTGGCGGCCAGACGAAGCCGAACAACAAAAGATCGCCGACTGCTTAGCCTCTGCGGACGCGCTGATCGAGGCGCATGGGCGGAAGATGGAGGCGCTTAGGGCCTACAAGAAGGGCCTGATGCGGTGGCTTTTTCCCCAAGAAGGCGAAACCCAACCCCGCCTTCGCTTCCCTGAGTTTCAGGATGCGGAGGAGTGGGCGGCGAGCGAACTCGGCTCAAAAACAGTCAAAGTGGGCAGCGGAATAACTCCAAACGGCGGTGACCGAAACTACAAGTCATTGGGAAGGCCATTCGTGCGTAGCCAAAACGTTGGATGGGGAAAGCTGCTATTGGATGATGTCGTATTTCTTGACGAGGAAACCCATAGTTCGTTCCCCTCTACCGAAATTAGGCTCGGCGATGTACTGCTTAACATAACGGGGGCATCTATCGGGAGAAGTGCGGTAGCAGATGCCCGTATTGTCGGCGGAAATGTAAATCAGCATGTTTGCATAATTCGTACAAAGAAAATGGAGCTGAACCTCTTTTACCTGAACCAATACTTGATCTCTCCAGAGGGTCAAAAACAGATTGACAGCTTCCAAGCGGGGGGAAATCGTCAGGGGCTAAACTTCGCACAAATAAGAATGTTTTCTATTCCGCTTCCGCCAGAGTTTGACGAACAGGAACGCATCGCCGACTGCCTCACCTCACTCGACGACCTCATCGCCGCCGAGACCGGCAAGCTCTATACGCTCAAGACCCACAAGAAGGGCCTGATGCAGCAGCTTTTCCCTTCGGTCGGGGAGGCTAATGCATGA
- a CDS encoding type I restriction endonuclease subunit R produces the protein MSKAERDLEEDFVAKLRDLKYEYRPDIRDRAKLEENFRRKFEQLNRVTLTDGEFQRLLDEIVTPDVFTAARTLRERNNFTRDDGTPLNYTLVNIRDWCKNSFEVVNQLRINTDNSHHRYDVILLVNGVPVVQIELKTLGINPRRAMEQIVEYKNDPGNGYTKTILCFLQLFIVSNRDRTFYFANNNTRHFAFNADERFLPVYEFADVDNKKIVHLDSFADTFLVKCTLGQTISRYMVLVAGEQKLLMMRPYQVYAVKAIVDSIAQDCGNGYIWHTTGSGKTLTSFKASTLLKDNDDVEKCLFVVDRKDLDRQTREEFNRFQEGCVEENTNTAALVRRLVSDDHADKVIVCTIQKLGLALDENSKRNKQQKKDGKKSFKEQLEPLRDKRIAFIFDECHRSQFGENHKAIKEFFPRAQLFGFTGTPIFDQNAAQQKIEDTQASMKTTEDLFQQRLHTYTITHAIEDGNVLRFHVDYFKPQGKTLPKPGEPLAKRAVIEAILSKHDQATGQRRFNALLATSSINEAIEYHGLFKTMQAEKLLADPGFKPLNIACVFSPPAEGNADVKQIQEDLPQEKEDNAVEPEKKKEALKAILADYNAHYGTNHKIGEFDLYYQDVQKRIKDQQWPDADLRKAYPNQPHQKIDITIVVDMLLTGFDSKFLNTLYVDKNLKHHGLIQAFSRTNRVLNATKPYGNILDFRQQQAAVDAAIALFSGEAAAEKAREIWLVDKAPVVIQKLESAVQKLDTFMKSQGLDCAPEAVPNLKGDAARAAFIEHFKEVQRLKTQLDQYTDLTPENAATIEQVLPRDNLLGFRGAYLETAQRLRAQQGKGADKPSEDADQLDFEFVLFASAVIDYDYIMGLIARYSDATPGKQKMSREELIGLIQSDAKFIDQREDIAAYINTLKAGEGLSEKAIRDGYSRFKAEKNAAELAGIAGAHGLATEALQGFVDTILQRMIFDGEALTDLMEPLGLNWKARRVKELDLMADLMPLLLKRAGGREISGLSAYDQ, from the coding sequence ATGAGCAAAGCAGAGCGCGATCTTGAAGAAGATTTTGTCGCCAAATTGCGCGATCTCAAATATGAATACCGCCCTGATATTCGCGATCGAGCTAAACTGGAAGAGAACTTCAGGCGGAAGTTCGAACAACTGAATCGCGTCACTCTCACCGATGGCGAATTTCAGCGGCTGCTTGATGAAATCGTCACGCCGGACGTTTTTACAGCAGCGCGAACGCTTCGCGAGCGGAACAATTTCACCCGCGATGATGGCACGCCGCTGAACTACACCCTCGTCAACATCAGGGACTGGTGCAAGAATTCCTTTGAGGTGGTCAACCAGCTTCGTATCAACACAGACAACAGCCATCATCGCTATGACGTCATTCTCCTAGTCAACGGGGTGCCGGTTGTTCAGATCGAACTGAAAACCCTTGGCATAAACCCGCGTCGTGCGATGGAGCAGATCGTCGAATACAAGAACGACCCCGGGAACGGTTATACCAAAACCATCCTGTGCTTTCTTCAGCTCTTTATCGTCAGCAACCGCGATCGGACGTTCTACTTCGCGAACAACAATACACGCCATTTCGCCTTCAATGCCGATGAGCGCTTTCTGCCGGTCTATGAGTTCGCGGATGTCGACAACAAGAAAATTGTCCATCTCGACAGTTTCGCCGATACGTTCCTCGTCAAATGCACCCTCGGCCAGACGATCAGCAGATACATGGTTCTGGTTGCAGGTGAGCAGAAGCTGCTGATGATGCGGCCTTATCAGGTCTACGCGGTGAAAGCGATTGTCGACTCCATCGCGCAGGATTGTGGCAACGGCTATATCTGGCACACCACAGGCAGCGGCAAGACGCTGACTTCCTTCAAAGCTTCAACGCTACTGAAGGACAACGACGACGTCGAAAAGTGCCTGTTCGTGGTGGACCGCAAGGATCTGGATCGGCAGACGCGTGAGGAGTTTAACAGGTTCCAAGAAGGTTGTGTCGAAGAGAACACCAACACCGCCGCCCTTGTCCGCCGCCTGGTCTCGGACGACCATGCCGACAAGGTCATCGTCTGCACGATCCAGAAGCTGGGTCTCGCCCTGGACGAAAACAGCAAGCGCAACAAACAGCAGAAGAAGGACGGCAAGAAAAGCTTCAAGGAACAGCTGGAGCCCCTGCGCGACAAGCGCATCGCCTTTATCTTCGACGAATGCCACCGGTCGCAATTCGGCGAAAACCACAAGGCAATCAAGGAGTTCTTCCCGCGTGCCCAGCTGTTCGGTTTCACCGGAACGCCGATCTTCGATCAGAACGCCGCTCAGCAGAAGATCGAAGACACTCAGGCCAGCATGAAGACAACGGAAGACCTCTTCCAGCAGCGCCTTCACACCTACACGATCACCCATGCGATCGAGGACGGCAACGTCCTTCGGTTCCATGTCGACTACTTCAAGCCGCAGGGCAAAACCCTGCCGAAGCCGGGCGAACCGCTGGCCAAGCGGGCGGTCATCGAGGCGATCCTCTCCAAGCATGACCAAGCCACCGGCCAGCGTCGGTTCAACGCCCTGCTCGCAACATCGTCGATCAATGAGGCCATCGAGTATCATGGGCTGTTCAAGACCATGCAGGCCGAAAAGCTGCTCGCCGATCCCGGCTTCAAGCCGCTGAACATCGCCTGTGTGTTCTCTCCGCCTGCTGAGGGCAATGCGGACGTTAAGCAGATCCAAGAAGACCTGCCGCAGGAGAAGGAAGACAACGCCGTCGAGCCGGAAAAGAAGAAGGAGGCCCTGAAGGCCATCCTCGCCGACTACAATGCCCACTACGGCACCAACCACAAGATCGGCGAGTTCGATCTGTATTATCAGGACGTCCAGAAGCGCATCAAGGACCAGCAATGGCCGGATGCCGACCTGCGCAAGGCTTACCCGAACCAGCCGCACCAAAAAATCGACATCACGATTGTCGTCGACATGCTGCTGACCGGCTTTGACTCCAAGTTCCTGAACACCCTCTACGTGGACAAGAACCTGAAGCATCACGGCCTGATCCAGGCCTTTTCGCGAACCAACCGCGTGCTGAACGCCACCAAGCCCTATGGCAACATCCTCGACTTCCGGCAACAGCAGGCGGCCGTCGATGCAGCCATCGCCCTCTTCTCGGGCGAGGCCGCTGCTGAGAAGGCCCGTGAAATCTGGCTGGTGGACAAGGCCCCAGTGGTCATCCAGAAACTGGAAAGTGCGGTGCAAAAGCTCGACACTTTTATGAAGTCGCAGGGCCTCGATTGCGCCCCCGAAGCCGTGCCCAACCTGAAGGGCGACGCGGCCCGCGCGGCGTTCATCGAGCATTTCAAAGAGGTCCAGCGTCTCAAGACCCAGCTTGACCAGTATACAGACCTGACCCCGGAAAACGCCGCAACGATCGAACAGGTCCTGCCGCGCGATAATCTTCTGGGCTTTCGTGGTGCCTATCTGGAAACGGCCCAGCGCCTTCGGGCTCAGCAAGGCAAGGGCGCGGACAAGCCCAGCGAGGACGCCGACCAGCTGGACTTTGAATTCGTCCTCTTTGCCTCGGCTGTCATTGACTATGACTACATCATGGGCCTGATCGCCCGCTATTCTGATGCAACACCCGGCAAGCAGAAGATGAGCCGTGAGGAGCTAATCGGCCTGATACAGTCCGATGCCAAGTTCATAGACCAGCGTGAGGATATCGCGGCCTACATCAACACCCTCAAGGCGGGTGAGGGCCTGAGCGAAAAGGCCATCCGCGACGGTTACAGCCGCTTCAAGGCGGAGAAGAACGCGGCGGAACTGGCGGGCATTGCGGGCGCGCACGGGCTTGCCACCGAGGCGCTGCAAGGCTTTGTCGACACCATCCTGCAACGCATGATCTTCGATGGCGAGGCGCTGACCGACCTGATGGAACCACTCGGCCTCAACTGGAAGGCGCGGCGGGTGAAGGAACTGGACCTAATGGCCGACCTGATGCCGCTGCTGCTGAAGCGGGCTGGCGGCCGTGAGATTTCGGGGCTTAGCGCTTATGACCAGTAA
- a CDS encoding type II toxin-antitoxin system Phd/YefM family antitoxin produces MPLSNLFASEAKDAMLLLAADVAKFGQNGQKSSRQGAGSHMQTLSAKDAKYSFGRLIDLARAGPVAVAKHGRPVVVVMAIEEYDRLKGIEAGRKNGPNNTDGADE; encoded by the coding sequence TTGCCTTTAAGCAACCTGTTCGCCTCTGAAGCCAAGGATGCGATGCTTTTGTTGGCGGCAGATGTTGCCAAGTTCGGCCAAAATGGCCAAAAGAGTTCAAGGCAAGGGGCGGGGAGCCACATGCAGACCCTAAGTGCGAAAGACGCCAAATACAGCTTCGGACGCCTGATCGATTTGGCCCGGGCTGGGCCGGTCGCCGTTGCAAAGCACGGCCGACCGGTCGTTGTGGTAATGGCGATCGAAGAGTACGATCGTTTGAAGGGTATTGAAGCGGGTCGAAAAAACGGCCCCAATAACACTGACGGGGCGGACGAGTGA
- a CDS encoding plasmid stabilization protein, with translation MASITIRNLDDDLKRRLRVRAAENGRSMEAEMREILRHAVSPPSAPHNLGQSIHERFAAIGGVELSPVQREPSRAVRRPE, from the coding sequence ATGGCAAGCATCACGATTCGCAATCTGGATGATGATCTGAAACGCCGCCTGCGTGTGCGGGCAGCGGAGAACGGCCGGTCCATGGAAGCGGAGATGCGGGAAATCCTGCGCCATGCAGTCAGCCCGCCCAGCGCGCCGCATAACCTCGGGCAGTCGATCCACGAGCGATTTGCTGCTATCGGCGGCGTCGAACTATCTCCCGTTCAGCGAGAACCAAGCCGGGCAGTGCGCAGACCTGAGTAA
- a CDS encoding tyrosine-type recombinase/integrase: MATHLTERVVKAAEIGTRKYVVFDEDCAGFGLCVFLSGRKGFILIYRAAGRQRRMTIGTWPSWSVTAAREEAKRLKRDIDRGEDPMDTRTNARHAPTVDELVDRYIDEHLPKLSASSSKDQASMLKTLVLPDWRSRKVTDITPTDVDRLLIKVAAGRPRVWKKPVKPIAVPRAFKSKQAKPKSPPKTFKPTPVRANRVGEVLRKMFSLAVMWKMRTDNPATSFRKRPETARERFLSFDEIQRLADALCADTDQRAAGIIRLCMLTGARCGEARTATFDQFNLDLAIWTKQAAYTKQRRVHRVPISHETVALIRLRGDAVPKGCRFLFPGDVPGQPVVDLKRFWERMRVQAEIPDVRIHDLRHTFASLLVSGGASLEMIGRLLGHTQIGTTQRYAHLIDSPLRAGVNAVGEMLKPRLRVVGESETGSTRSNVA, encoded by the coding sequence ATGGCCACACATTTGACGGAACGAGTTGTAAAGGCTGCCGAAATCGGCACGCGCAAGTACGTGGTGTTCGACGAGGATTGCGCTGGCTTCGGCCTTTGCGTGTTCCTGTCGGGCCGCAAGGGGTTCATCCTGATCTACCGCGCCGCGGGGCGGCAGCGGCGCATGACGATCGGCACATGGCCCAGCTGGTCGGTGACTGCCGCCCGGGAGGAAGCCAAACGCCTGAAGCGCGACATCGATCGTGGCGAAGACCCGATGGACACGCGGACCAATGCCCGTCACGCGCCCACCGTTGATGAACTGGTCGATCGGTACATCGACGAACACCTGCCGAAACTGTCGGCCTCAAGCAGCAAGGATCAGGCCAGCATGCTCAAGACGCTGGTCTTGCCCGACTGGCGATCACGCAAAGTGACCGACATCACGCCGACCGATGTCGACAGGCTGCTGATCAAGGTTGCGGCAGGGCGGCCGCGGGTCTGGAAGAAACCGGTCAAGCCGATCGCAGTGCCCCGTGCGTTCAAATCAAAGCAGGCTAAACCAAAATCTCCGCCGAAGACCTTCAAGCCGACGCCCGTGCGCGCAAATCGGGTGGGAGAGGTGCTGCGTAAGATGTTCAGTCTGGCCGTCATGTGGAAAATGCGGACCGACAATCCCGCTACCAGTTTCCGCAAGCGGCCAGAAACGGCCCGCGAGCGGTTCCTCTCCTTTGACGAAATCCAGCGCCTCGCCGACGCCCTGTGCGCCGACACCGACCAGCGAGCCGCCGGGATCATCCGTCTCTGCATGCTCACCGGCGCGCGTTGCGGCGAGGCCCGCACAGCGACCTTCGACCAGTTCAACCTCGACCTCGCAATCTGGACTAAACAAGCCGCCTATACCAAACAGCGCCGCGTCCACCGTGTCCCTATCTCGCACGAGACCGTCGCCCTGATCCGCCTGCGTGGGGATGCCGTGCCCAAGGGTTGCCGCTTCCTGTTCCCCGGCGATGTGCCCGGCCAGCCGGTGGTCGATCTCAAGCGGTTCTGGGAACGGATGCGCGTGCAGGCCGAAATCCCGGACGTGCGCATCCATGATCTGCGCCACACCTTCGCCTCGCTGCTGGTATCGGGCGGCGCGTCGCTGGAAATGATCGGGCGGCTGCTCGGCCACACCCAGATCGGCACCACCCAGCGCTACGCACACCTGATCGACTCGCCGCTGCGGGCTGGGGTGAACGCAGTGGGAGAGATGCTGAAGCCGCGGCTGCGGGTGGTGGGGGAGAGCGAAACGGGCAGCACCCGGTCAAACGTCGCTTGA
- a CDS encoding transcriptional regulator — MKKIGLTAVDDAVPEVDTGLLTGWLDRVDLARELTLSVDTLQRWETRRMGPPCVRVGRKVIYRMEAVRDWLREQEARKALTGRALAARR; from the coding sequence ATGAAAAAGATTGGCTTAACCGCTGTCGACGACGCGGTGCCAGAGGTTGATACCGGTCTTCTGACCGGCTGGCTGGACCGGGTCGACCTTGCCCGGGAACTGACTCTGTCGGTCGATACCTTGCAGCGCTGGGAGACCCGCCGCATGGGCCCGCCCTGCGTCCGGGTGGGCCGCAAGGTGATCTACCGGATGGAGGCGGTCCGCGACTGGCTGCGCGAGCAAGAGGCCCGCAAGGCGCTGACCGGCCGCGCTTTGGCCGCGCGGCGCTGA
- a CDS encoding helix-turn-helix domain-containing protein, with product MSVQAITWALDYAAGSVTEKVILLVLSNYANEYGISWPSQKTLADQTALGERTVRRVLADMDARGVIRRIPRRRGNGSRQSDMILLTAFEGRKPAPLGMLDDDEETDNSGPSKQPANGDKRPVWPPDNRPLWPHPPATVAALDTSLILKSASHLSEPDPRMACLAVSGPGLDRDAEASSITAFEIARWIEAGCDLTIDILPVIAAKTRDARSAPIRGWSFFTPAILEAKARREAPLLQTKEIADEHASPPRKAKHNKSAARDSSNAWNAAVEKADRARAAQTDPDT from the coding sequence ATGAGCGTTCAGGCCATCACATGGGCGCTGGATTATGCCGCGGGCAGCGTCACCGAAAAGGTGATCCTGCTGGTGCTGTCAAATTACGCCAACGAATACGGCATCAGCTGGCCCTCGCAAAAGACCCTCGCCGATCAGACCGCGCTGGGCGAGCGGACGGTGCGCCGGGTCCTGGCAGACATGGACGCCCGTGGCGTAATCCGGCGTATTCCGCGCCGCCGCGGCAACGGCAGCCGCCAGTCGGACATGATCCTGCTGACGGCGTTCGAAGGGCGCAAACCAGCCCCGCTGGGCATGCTCGACGACGATGAAGAGACCGATAATTCGGGCCCTTCCAAGCAACCGGCCAATGGCGACAAGCGGCCAGTTTGGCCGCCTGACAACCGGCCACTGTGGCCCCACCCCCCGGCCACAGTGGCCGCCCTTGATACTTCACTGATACTAAAAAGCGCTTCGCATCTAAGCGAACCAGATCCTCGAATGGCTTGTCTTGCAGTTTCAGGTCCCGGTCTGGACAGGGACGCCGAGGCCAGCAGCATCACGGCTTTCGAGATTGCCCGCTGGATTGAGGCGGGCTGCGATCTGACGATCGACATCCTGCCGGTGATCGCCGCGAAAACCCGCGATGCGAGATCGGCCCCGATCCGGGGCTGGTCGTTCTTCACCCCCGCCATTCTGGAAGCCAAAGCCCGCCGCGAAGCCCCCCTGCTTCAAACGAAGGAAATTGCTGATGAACACGCAAGCCCCCCACGAAAAGCCAAGCACAACAAATCCGCTGCCCGCGATAGCAGCAATGCCTGGAACGCCGCTGTTGAAAAAGCTGATCGGGCACGGGCCGCGCAGACCGACCCCGACACCTGA
- a CDS encoding DUF6362 family protein → MTLTARDIEDRFEEAAYTLRRLPEKDRPRGYGGSWPPVVQEAKHAYGYTPEAPMRVIPSAAAISRMEECFDWLMLIGPEDARIVWLRADGMRWRQVCYRAGVVRSTAWRRWAAALLTIAKKLNSQTKTKRKLKLPEPTVSTPGGNPRESVPNTQDNPQNTLNFRRDISSGSEA, encoded by the coding sequence ATGACCCTGACCGCCCGCGACATCGAGGACCGCTTCGAAGAGGCCGCCTACACCCTACGCCGTCTGCCGGAGAAGGATCGCCCTCGCGGCTACGGCGGGTCGTGGCCGCCGGTCGTGCAAGAGGCCAAGCATGCCTACGGCTATACGCCCGAGGCCCCGATGCGGGTGATCCCCAGCGCTGCCGCAATCAGCCGGATGGAGGAATGCTTCGACTGGCTGATGCTGATCGGCCCAGAGGACGCCCGCATCGTTTGGCTGCGGGCCGACGGCATGCGTTGGCGTCAGGTCTGCTACCGCGCCGGTGTGGTGCGATCGACTGCGTGGCGGCGCTGGGCAGCGGCACTTTTGACGATTGCAAAGAAGCTGAATTCCCAAACGAAAACAAAGCGCAAGTTGAAGCTGCCGGAGCCTACGGTTTCCACACCCGGCGGAAACCCGCGCGAAAGCGTGCCCAACACGCAGGATAACCCGCAAAACACGTTGAACTTCAGGCGAGACATTTCTTCCGGTTCTGAGGCATAA